The DNA region CAAGATTTGGATCTTCTCTCACAGGGATTGGCAGGTCGATGTGATCGACGATTCCGAGCAAGTTCTTCATGTCCGAGTTACTGCTGCTATATTCCCTACTCCAATCTTTCTCTCCGTAGTGTAcgctaagtgctcgagggaggggaGATACGATTTGTGGAATAAGCTCAGGGACATCTCCTTAGCGACTGACGGGGCACCCTGGCTTGTTGGAGgcgacttcaacatcttcttgttggaggaagagagacgGGGCAGTACGACAGATAGGCATGGAGAGATGATGGACTTTGCTGACGCCGTTGCAGACTGCCAGCTCCTGGACCCAGGCTTTGATGGCCCACCTTTTACTTGGACGAGGAGTGGGCTCTGGGAGAGGTTGGACAGAGTCCTTCTAGGGGAGCATTGGACGACAGTCTTTGCAGCTACTAGGGTGACTCACTTGCCTAGGATCTCTTCAGATCATGCCCCTTTGCTCGTGCGATGCCAGCTCACTACCCAGATTCCGAGGCCATCCtttaggtttcagaacatgtgggtaCGGCATCATACTTTCAGGGATGAGATCACCAGAGTGTGGGCGGCGGAGACGGGCTTCTTCGGCATGCTcaatcttcagttcaaactcagcagagtgAAGAATTTTCTCAAAGGATGGAACAgagaggtctttgggaacatcttcGAGAGGCtgagggaggcagaggaggcaGTTACCGTTGCGCAGGCGGCTTACGACGGGGATCCCACGGGAGCCCATAGGAGTGAGCTCAGCCGATGCACCGCTCTCTATGTACTCTGcactaggatggaggaggatttctggaagcagaaggctgccattCGGTGGGCGGTAGAAGGCGAAAGaaattccaaattcttccatgggtgggtgcgacagaagcgggtgaagtcacggattcacgccattcaggcaggaGGACAGACTCTCACGTCAGAGGACGATATCAGACAGTCGGCGGTAGGTTTCTTTCAGCAGCTGCTCACGACAGACGTTGAGCAGttggagcagccggaccttgATCTCTTGAGCAGCCTTCCAGACTCAGTGGACCGCGAGGGCCTCTGTGCAGTCCCGGACTCAGATGAGGTGAGAGCGgcggtctttggcatcagtggAGACAGCGCCTCTGGACCGGATGGTTTCTCGTCCCTGttcttccagcactgttgggacatcgttggagcagaggtggtggcagcagtggaGGACTTCTTCTTGGGGGCCCCTatgccccgcagcttcacaGCCACGACCATCATActcttgccgaagaaggcaagcccggcgacctgggcggagtacaggccgattagcctttgcaatgtgaccaacaagatcatcaccaagatcttgacatcgcgtttggcgccACTGCTTCCTCTAGTAttggcgccgaaccagagcggttttgtcaagggtcgcttgcttagtgataatgtgctcctggctcaggaattgattcaTGATATCAgcaggtcgctcattcagaaggctaactcccctaatctggccctcaagctagatatggcgaaggcctatgatcgagtgcagtggcctttcctcctcatggtgcttgagaggatgggattcccgccggggtgggtgagtatggtcAGGAGATGTATCTCTTCGTGCTGGTTCTCTGTGCTTGTGAACGGGGCTTCGGCAGGTTTCTTCCACtctacgaggggacttcgccagggagatccgttatcgccgtctttgttcgtgcttgctgcagaTTATCTGTCGAGGAGCTTGGACAGGCTTGTGGCTACACATCCtgatatggagtatagatgtgctcgacgcgcgccggccatatcccatCTGTCTTATGCCGACGACATTgtcatttttgtcagggcgcacagacagtccgtggagaggctggtaCATTGTCTTGACcactattctgccgtgtcgggCCAGATGGTGAACAAGGGAAAGAGTCACTTCTATCTCTTTCAGAAGTTCGACTCTTGGGCGGCCGAGGTGGCAGAGGtgagtggattccagcagggattcctccctttcacttACCTGGGAGTgcctatctataagggggggctgaaggccgactaccttttagatatccgacagaagatggtggaccggattcacagctggtccCACAGACATCTCTCTCTTGGAGGTCGCCttgctctgatcaagagcacccttgtcactatccctcttcacatcttccaggttcTGAAGCCGTTTGAGTACTGGATGAGGGActtggagcagatcttggccaggttcttttggggcacggttggggagcagaggaagattcactgggttagctggaagaagaagatttgcttgccgttggatgagggaggccttggcatccgtcgttttcgtgagctcgtcaaagctttcagcatcaagctctggtggagatttctcgcgcaggattcactatgggcgcagttcaccatgcgcaagtattgtttccatgctggtcgtgccttcatttctccttactctgtgcatgatagtcctatatggcatcgtctcacggacattaggggtcaggttcatggtctcattaggtggtccctcggcgaagggcggattagtttctgggatgacgtgtgggtcggggatctcccccttaggacctattgtctgcctgggactgatcttcctgccgctgaggtctctaggttttggcgtgatcatacttggcatgttgataaactgcatgattatttggctttgtatggtgtgcctttgcatgtgttggatcttatcagggctgttccgattgaggtgggcaggcgggatgtgatgcgatggagcctcactggcgatggcgagttctcgacggcctcagcttgggagctcatccggacacggtcccctagacatttcggacttcgcatggtttggaatgctgggctgaccccgaccatttctatcttcatctggcgcctcctcctccagagggtCCCTGTTGAGTGCTATGTTCAGACCCGCGGTATCTCTCTCGCATCCAAGTGTttgtgttgtgtctcttctttttcagtcgagtcttttcagcatttgtttgtgtcgagtccgtTGGCGAGATCTGTTTGGGACtactttgatggctggttcccttatattagcacacacattcacacgtgcactgatattgcacttagaataggtttttggtggaggtcctctcacagggctccCACCTTGCACATCAGTTTTATCATTCCTTGCTTGGtatattggttcatttggacggagaggaatagctgcaagcaccgcggcgtttcttttcgttcttcccatgttatttggcaggtgatTCGGCATTTGCGGATTCttgtggcggcgggtgtgctagtcccccttcattggcgcggttgcaccccgactgtcgacttcatgccttcagttcctcctcgccggcgagttctgaggtccttgagtgtgctttggcatccacccgacgatccttgggtgaagctgaacacagatGGGGCCTTCTCTacctcgacgggacaggctggtggtgggggagtggttcgtggctcagacggttctcttTTGAGGGCCTTTTGCACGCCCCTTGTAGCtgcgtcggccttcgaggcggagcttctagctcttcttcatgggttgacgatggctatggagttctcatcacaggtttgggtcgagatggacgCAGCAGCAGTGGTCGCAGTGTTCACTTCGGGACGCATGGGAGCGGCGgacgtgagacatcacatggctcgcattcgcatTTTGCTCTCACAGATGCAGGTTCGGTTCTCTCACATCCACCGAGAGGGTAACCGGGcagcagattttcttacaggtaggggggtccagacccctgccatcacttaCTATGATTCAGATACAGCGCCTCGGTACTTGAAGTCGCTTgtgaggatggaccagctgggctatccgaacttcagattcagatatcgagatggatgagtttttatttttgttatggatTTTGATATGTATTTCTTGTATTTCCTTTGGGCTTGACCACTCCTTGGTCATCGCCCAAGTTATTATGTGCTTTATTAGTTCGTTTGCTAGATGGATAATACCCGGCTTGTGGGGATATCCTAGTAGCTTAGATAAGTTTTTTTGATATGTATCTCTTTTTGTGGAccaagtcacttttgggcttggtcAATGTACGACACTTTATTGTTTGATTTGATAtggacaggttgggggtccgcctaaccccccgccgtaatggtgtttgaaaaaaaaaaaaaaaaaaaaaaaaaaaaaaaaaaaaaccctaaaccctaaaccctgaaccctctGTTTCTATCTTCGCTTCTCCATCGCAACCATGTCGTGGCAATCATACATAGACGACCACTTGATGGCCGATGTTGACGGCTGCCACCTCACTTCCTCCGCCATCGTCGGTCACGACGGCAGCGTCTGGGCCCAGAGCTCCAACTTCCCACAGTTCAAGCCTGAGGAGGTAACAGCTATCATGAATGACTTTGATAATCCTGGTTCACTGGCCCCTACTGGATTGTACATTGGGGGAACTAAATACATGGTGATTCAAGGCGAGCCTAATGCGGTTATCCGAGGGAAGAAGGGATCTGGTGGTGCTACCATCAAAAAGACCAATTTGGCCTTGATCATTGGTATATATGACGAGCCGATGGCTCCGGGGCAGTGCAACATGGTTGTTGAGAAGATAGGTGACTATCTTATTGAACAGGGTCTCTAATTGTCACGCGCAGCGTTGTCGTCATCTTGTACACGGTATTCTGAAGTTGTGGGTGTTGTTGGGTGTGACAGAAATGATTTTGGTGTTTCAGAATTGGAGATGGCATCTCTGCCTAAATTTAAAAAGGGGTTTGTATTTCAATTTTCTGGTTATGAAAACTGCTATGTTTCCATGctagtaatttatttatttttggttggttagttcttccaaaaaaaaaaaaaaaaaaaccctgaacCATCACACATCCAACCAAGCTGCTCTAGTGGCTTGGGAGTTGATATCAgggagctttcacttcctaggaggtcgcaggttcgaatcctaggaagtgcagatttggggattaatttctccttgggcctgtgggcccagaatgacaacgaagtgcacctacggggtaagacgcttcacctccaactgttaggtcgggggtccgagtcacatcggagggtagatggggaaccatcgtcgatcctcctaaaaataaaaaaaaaaaaaaaaaaaaaaaccctgaacCATCACACACACTAAAAACACACAATGCTCTCTAGCCCTTCGTTTTTTCGATTTCCGATTTCGCcgtttttttgcatttttcgtTCTCGTTTTTTCGGTTAATCTTCTTCATTTCAGTCTTTGCTTTAGTTTTATCGTTTTTGTTTCTGTCGGAATCGAGTTTTGGCCGGAATCCGGCCACTTTTTGATTTCGGccgtttctctctctagattccCGTCGTCTTCTTCCCTCTTTCCCGGCGGTTCTGGCCGCCGCTTCGTTGTGTCGTGTCTGGTCTAGGTGTTTTTTAGGTTCTAGGTTTCGTTTTGTTGCTTCAGTTTGTAGTTTGATCGTGGTCGGCAAAGCTTGAAATTTCGCCGTCAATGGCGGACCGTCCGCCGAGGCGTTTTCCAGCCTCTGTCCAACACCTGGTATCTGTCTTTGAACGTGAAACTGATGCAGAGCCTGTACAGGGTTCAGTGGAGGCACGAAATGTGGGTTTCATGCCTGAATCGGAGGTCGTCACGGAGACGGGTTCGCACATCTCCGACGCCTCTATGTCTGCGGAGGAGCTTGAAGAAGATGACCTGCTTGATGATGAAGAGGAGTATCTAAAGGAAATGGAGGATCAGCGAATCGTCGATGCAAAAAATGGCCACTTCGAAGATGATCAGCCGCCGGCCAGCATGTCAGTGACGGCAGAGGAGGCAGCCGAATACCTTGCTCTATCACTTGCTGCATTTCCACTGTGTAAAGATGTGGACATGATGAAGATTGAAAGGGAGAGTTCGTCATTGGAGAAAGGAGAGAATCGAGTGAATCATGGAATGGGTCATCGCCGGAATCCTGGTAGGGACGGTGGTTTCACGCAGGTTGCAGCCGTGAATGAGACGCCTCATTTGGAGATGAGTTCAGCCACTGTCAAAGTCTCACCTACCTCTATAGGGAATGATCATTTGATTAAGACAAAAGCTGCATCCCCTCCTTTGGGAAGTACCCACTTCAGTAACAACTCCCCCCATTTCATGGAAATGCAGGCGGCTACAGAAGGAAAGGGAGTGTCTTTGACTTGTGGAAGCTATCATTTCAATGTAGAGACCCATGCTTCATCGTTGGGAAGTGTTGAAAATCAAGGCTGCATGCCTTGTCTCATGGAGAACGTGCGATCACCACCGACTGCATGCATGGCTGGGGAAGAAAATGCTGAGCTTGACCTTGTTGAGGCTCGATCTCTGGTGGAGCAGCATCCTCCTTTGGGCCTGCAAAACGGGCCGCTGACTTCGGGCCAGGTAATGCCCTTAATGGACCTCTCATTTAATTTGTCTCCTACAATTAATCCCCAGCCCATTTCGACTGATCCCCAGCCCACCCCTCTCCCAAATAACCCCCAGCCCTCTACAATTAATCCTCTTCCTTCTACCCATCCTAAACCCCTTCAGCCCAATCCATCTAACTTTTCTACTTCTAATTCCCCACAACCCAATCTTAAACAAATTAAACCCTTTTCTACTTCTATTTCCCCACAGCCCAAACTTAAACAATTTAAACCCAAAAAATTGACccaacttaaaaaaaaagacaCCCCTCTGCCTCGCATTACTCGGTCAGCTTCTGCCGCTGGCAAACGTCTCGCCGTCGCCCTTTTCTCTGGCAAACACCATCCCAACAAACCACCAAACACCCCAGCCGCTCACCCACAATCCAGCCATGCTGTTTTGATCCCAAACATGGAGGATTTCCCTCCGATCAGAGGCTCCGAACTGCCCCCTGCCACCCAGAATTCTGCCGAGAGTAATCGCCCCCCCCTTCCAGCCGCTGTTGCTTCAGCTAAGGTTGGAAGTGAGCTCGCGGCTGCTCTGTTTGTCGGGAGTTCCGAGCCCCAAAATGTCCAGAAAACAGCCACCAAGCAGCCGGCAGTTTCTGCCCAGAAAAATCAGAGGCTTCGCCCATTTACGCCGGTCGTTGAGGATGAACAGATGCTGGACTTTCCTCCTCTTGAACGCACCGGGCTTGTTCACACGGGGGTCACCGGAGGTAGCTCTATGCAAGGCAGTTCAGCGGCTGCCACAATGCCTTCATCGCAGCTCGAAAACGGCAACAATCCTTGGAAAAAACAAAAGGATAATGGACCGAAAGTGGCCGCCGCTAACTCGCCCCAAAATGCTCAGCCCGAGAAATCAAATTCCGGGCAGCCTAACGTCCATTTTGCCCGCTCCATGGCGGATGTTCTTCGGTCGGGGCAGCCGGCGGAGGGTCCCATCCTTTTGGATCGTGAAAAGGCGGATAAAAGAGGCGAAGTCCGCATTGTCGAAGGTAAaccttgtttatttttttcggCTAATGAGACTTCTCTTCTTGCAGGCCGTTTAGGTCCCGCCATCGTCGGCAAATTTTCACACTCCATCCCCCCTGCCCACCAAATCCAAAAGGCACTTGGTAATATGAAATTTGTTGGTGCGATGTCTTGGAATTTCTTGAATGCGAAGCacatttttattcaattatctgATATG from Salvia splendens isolate huo1 chromosome 9, SspV2, whole genome shotgun sequence includes:
- the LOC121748025 gene encoding uncharacterized protein LOC121748025 yields the protein MSSHFMIWNAQGIANATTQGSFKNMIDMYSVLFAAVLEPQTEPQPSFFSRRFGLQFRCSNTNGKIWIFSHRDWQVDVIDDSEQVLHVRVTAAIFPTPIFLSVVYAKCSREGRYDLWNKLRDISLATDGAPWLVGGDFNIFLLEEERRGSTTDRHGEMMDFADAVADCQLLDPGFDGPPFTWTRSGLWERLDRVLLGEHWTTVFAATRVTHLPRISSDHAPLLVRCQLTTQIPRPSFRFQNMWVRHHTFRDEITRVWAAETGFFGMLNLQFKLSRVKNFLKGWNREVFGNIFERLREAEEAVTVAQAAYDGDPTGAHRSELSRCTALYVLCTRMEEDFWKQKAAIRWAAGGQTLTSEDDIRQSAVGFFQQLLTTDVEQLEQPDLDLLSSLPDSVDREGLCAVPDSDEVRAAVFGISGDSASGPDDYLSRSLDRLVATHPDMEYRCARRAPAISHLSYADDIVIFVRAHRQSVERLVHCLDHYSAVSGQMVNKGKSHFYLFQKFDSWAAEVAEVLKPFEYWMRDLEQILARFGSRWTQQQWSQCSLRDAWERRT
- the LOC121749787 gene encoding profilin-like; the encoded protein is MSWQSYIDDHLMADVDGCHLTSSAIVGHDGSVWAQSSNFPQFKPEEVTAIMNDFDNPGSLAPTGLYIGGTKYMVIQGEPNAVIRGKKGSGGATIKKTNLALIIGIYDEPMAPGQCNMVVEKIGDYLIEQGL